One Anguilla rostrata isolate EN2019 chromosome 15, ASM1855537v3, whole genome shotgun sequence genomic window carries:
- the nmi gene encoding N-myc-interactor produces the protein MASTEYVMPQKETEEQSLTKAMDELELWRNKVEKAETEKSRLLLEKLSAEETKKQAQNETMKLVEQQKKLEEAFEKTNQAKQDSILQLEKSNQALMQQLQKYEDMLKAKKAEYSSLQQLSKVKADIPETKVTFTGVETEGEDTNYEDIVGVFTITQKPSLHLAGGEALITFEEEKVAENILRLPRCSVAFDNNRMDLNPIKVTLGSSVKFEVHLNVSKRKLRFSNLFPHLPAERMRDHLEIRFSKPSLGGGEVEEVAYNMDTGSGEITFLNTGVAERLALKRKYTLDASQEVHVSVQPSFEYQLKKFQTYCGVSKRTVLLRGIEDVVDEEDLQDHLEIHFQKPSNYGGEVENIKYISRPKSAEAYFSEDAT, from the exons ATGGCTTCCACAGAATATGTTATGCCCCAGAAGGAGact GAAGAGCAAAGCCTAACTAAAGCCATGGACGAACTGGAGTTGTGGAGG AACAAAGTTGAGAAAGCCGAGACGGAGAAGTCCAGACTTCTCCTGGAGAAACTGAGCGCAGAGGAGACcaaaaaacaagcccaaaaTGAAACGATGAAGCTCGTGGAGCAACAGAAAAAGTTGGAAGAAGCCTTTGAAAAAACGAATCAAGCAAAACAG GACAGTATCCTGCAACTTGAGAAAAGTAATCAGGCGCTGatgcagcagctgcagaagtACGAAGACATGCTGAAAGCCAAGAAGGCTGAGTACTCATCTCTCCAGCAGCTCTCCAAG gttAAAGCAGACATTCCCGAAACGAAGGTGACATTCACAGGGGTGGAGACAGAAGGGGAGGACACAAACTATGAGGACATTGTGGGTGTCTTCACCATTACCCAGAAGCCCTCGCTACACCTGGCTGGTGGGGAGGCACTCATCACGTTTGAGGAGGAGAAAG TGGCAGAAAATATTCTGAGGCTGCCCAGGTGCTCCGTGGCTTTTGACAATAACAGAATGGACCTGAATCCCATCAAAGTGACGCTGGGCTCCTCCGTGAAGTTTGAG GTGCACCTGAATGTGTCTAAGAGGAAGCTGCGCTTCTCCAACCTGTTCCCTCACCTGCCCGCGGAGCGCATGCGGGATCACCTGGAGATCAGGTTCTCCAAGCCCAGCctcgggggaggggaggtggaggaggtggcctACAACATGGACACGGGCTCGGGCGAGATCACCTTCCTCAACACCGGAG ttgctgAGCGCTTGGCCCTCAAGAGGAAATACACCCTCGATGCCAGTCAGGAGGTTCATGTCTCTGTCCAGCCTTCTTTCGAATACCAGCTGAAGAAATTTCAG ACTTACTGCGGGGTCTCCAAGCGTACGGTGCTGCTTCGCGGGATCGAGGACGTCGTGGACGAGGAGGATCTACAAGATCACCTGGAGATCCACTTCCAGAAGCCCAGCAACTACGGCGGGGAGGTGGAGAACATCAAGTACATCAGCAGACCCAAAAGCGCTGAAGCCTACTTCAGCGAGGACGCCACGTAA
- the LOC135240552 gene encoding UBX domain-containing protein 4-like isoform X2, whose protein sequence is MLWFDGSIPAAIVSAKQANSIFVVVITGDDEQSTQVMSSWEDDRVAQATERCFVAIKIDAESETCVQFSQIYPVVCIPSSFFIGENGIPLEVIAGSVSAEELMKRIDKVKQMHAQEAEVSDRVLSQDGEHMDTSPPPAVGPEPVTEPASPPASSTLPPSAASENAATPAPSKESLSRPAEEGGASGYVTPAEDRSLSSDDLSLSSQPDEGVDAKVERLTKKLEERRERRKTGEEEQEIRKEMDRRRQGKETLDYRRQQDGDRTKRMLEERNREKAEERAARDRVKQQIALDRADRAARYAKNQEEVDAAKAAALQARQAEMEARKEALHRERSAVARIQFRLPDGSFFTNQFPSEARLQDARDFAAREVGNRYGNFSLATMFPRREFTGQDLDKTLLELELAPSASVVLLPTGRPTNTVVQSSGGGFWVVLGTVFYPLLAVWRFISGFLFCSPPPTGPAARAPPQRPGPASASSSQPNREFIRKRVLEKRPEDFKKDGKIYRLRTQEDSEDENNTWNGNSTQQM, encoded by the exons atgCTCTGGTTTGATGGCTCGATCCCCGCTGCCATCGTCTCAGCCAAACAGGCGAACTCCATCTTTGTCGTCGTTATTACAG GAGACGATGAGCAGTCTACACAGGTGATGTCCAGTTGGGAGGATGACAGAGTTGCTCAGGCCACAGAACGCTGCTTTGTCGCAATTAAGATAGATGCGGAAAG TGAAACCTGTGTTCAGTTTTCTCAAATCT ATCCCGTAGTCTGCATCCCCTCCAGTTTCTTCATAGGAGAAAATGGCATTCCCTTGGAGGTGATTGCTGGCAGTGTCTCAGCTGAAGAGCTCATGAAGCGGATCGACAAGGTCAAGCAG ATGCACGCACAGGAGGCGGAGGTCTCAGACAGGGTCTTGAGTCAGGATGGAGAGCACATGGACACATCCCCGCCACCTGCTGTTGGCCCAGAGCCAGTCACTGAGCCAGCctccccaccagccagcagcaCACTACCACCCAGCGCAGCCTCAGAGAACGCCGCTACACCCGCCCCATCCAAAG agtcgCTCTCCAGGCCCGCAGAGGAGGGCGGAGCCTCAGGTTACGTGACCCCGGCCGAGGACAGGAGCCTGTCGTCAGATGACCTGTCGCTCAGCTCCCAGCCCGACGAGGGCGTGGATGCCAAGGTGGAGAG GCTAACCaagaagctggaggagagaCGAGAACGCAGAAAAACAGGAGAAGAGGAG CAGGAGATAAGGAAGGAGATGGATCGCAGGAGGCAGGGGAAGGAGACGCTGGACTACAGACGGCAGCAGGACGGGGACCGGACCAAGCGCatgctggaggagaggaacagagagaaggCGGAGGAGAGGGCGGCGCGGGATCGCGTCAAGCAGCAGATCGCTCTG gaccGGGCCGATCGGGCGGCCCGCTACGCCAAGAACCAGGAGGAGGTGGACGCGGCCAAGGCCGCGGCGCTGCAGGCCCGGCAAGCGGAGATGGAGGCCAGGAAGGAGGcgctgcacagagagaggag TGCCGTTGCCAGGATACAGTTCCGTCTGCCGGACGGCTCCTTCTTCACCAACCAGTTTCCCTCCGAGGCCCGGCTGCAGGACGCCCGAGACTTCGCCGCTCGG GAAGTAGGAAACCGCTACGGAAATTTCTCTCTGGCCACCATGTTCCCCAGGAGAGAGTTCACCGGACAGGACCTGGACAAGAcgctgctggagctggagctcgCTCCGAGCGCGTCCGTCGTGCTGCTGCCT ACGGGACGACCGACCAACACTGTGGTGCAGTCCTCAGGCGGGGGCTTCtgggtggtgctggggaccGTCTTCTACCCCCTGCTGGCGGTTTGGAGGTTCATCAGCGgcttcctcttctgcagccCCCCGCCCACTGGCCCCGCCGCCAGGGCCCCGCCCCAGAGACCTGGCCCCGCCTCTGCCTCGTCCAGCCAACCAAACAG agagTTTATCCGTAAGCGGGTTCTGGAGAAGCGGCCCGAGGACTTCAAAAAAGACGGGAAAATCTACAGGCTAAGGACTCAGGAAGACAGCGAGGACGAGAACAACACCTGGAACGGCAACTCCACCCAGCAGATGTAG
- the LOC135240552 gene encoding UBX domain-containing protein 4-like isoform X1, with protein sequence MLWFDGSIPAAIVSAKQANSIFVVVITGDDEQSTQVMSSWEDDRVAQATERCFVAIKIDAESETCVQFSQIYPVVCIPSSFFIGENGIPLEVIAGSVSAEELMKRIDKVKQMHAQEAEVSDRVLSQDGEHMDTSPPPAVGPEPVTEPASPPASSTLPPSAASENAATPAPSKESLSRPAEEGGASGYVTPAEDRSLSSDDLSLSSQPDEGVDAKVERLTKKLEERRERRKTGEEEQEIRKEMDRRRQGKETLDYRRQQDGDRTKRMLEERNREKAEERAARDRVKQQIALDRADRAARYAKNQEEVDAAKAAALQARQAEMEARKEALHRERSAVARIQFRLPDGSFFTNQFPSEARLQDARDFAAREVGNRYGNFSLATMFPRREFTGQDLDKTLLELELAPSASVVLLPQTGRPTNTVVQSSGGGFWVVLGTVFYPLLAVWRFISGFLFCSPPPTGPAARAPPQRPGPASASSSQPNREFIRKRVLEKRPEDFKKDGKIYRLRTQEDSEDENNTWNGNSTQQM encoded by the exons atgCTCTGGTTTGATGGCTCGATCCCCGCTGCCATCGTCTCAGCCAAACAGGCGAACTCCATCTTTGTCGTCGTTATTACAG GAGACGATGAGCAGTCTACACAGGTGATGTCCAGTTGGGAGGATGACAGAGTTGCTCAGGCCACAGAACGCTGCTTTGTCGCAATTAAGATAGATGCGGAAAG TGAAACCTGTGTTCAGTTTTCTCAAATCT ATCCCGTAGTCTGCATCCCCTCCAGTTTCTTCATAGGAGAAAATGGCATTCCCTTGGAGGTGATTGCTGGCAGTGTCTCAGCTGAAGAGCTCATGAAGCGGATCGACAAGGTCAAGCAG ATGCACGCACAGGAGGCGGAGGTCTCAGACAGGGTCTTGAGTCAGGATGGAGAGCACATGGACACATCCCCGCCACCTGCTGTTGGCCCAGAGCCAGTCACTGAGCCAGCctccccaccagccagcagcaCACTACCACCCAGCGCAGCCTCAGAGAACGCCGCTACACCCGCCCCATCCAAAG agtcgCTCTCCAGGCCCGCAGAGGAGGGCGGAGCCTCAGGTTACGTGACCCCGGCCGAGGACAGGAGCCTGTCGTCAGATGACCTGTCGCTCAGCTCCCAGCCCGACGAGGGCGTGGATGCCAAGGTGGAGAG GCTAACCaagaagctggaggagagaCGAGAACGCAGAAAAACAGGAGAAGAGGAG CAGGAGATAAGGAAGGAGATGGATCGCAGGAGGCAGGGGAAGGAGACGCTGGACTACAGACGGCAGCAGGACGGGGACCGGACCAAGCGCatgctggaggagaggaacagagagaaggCGGAGGAGAGGGCGGCGCGGGATCGCGTCAAGCAGCAGATCGCTCTG gaccGGGCCGATCGGGCGGCCCGCTACGCCAAGAACCAGGAGGAGGTGGACGCGGCCAAGGCCGCGGCGCTGCAGGCCCGGCAAGCGGAGATGGAGGCCAGGAAGGAGGcgctgcacagagagaggag TGCCGTTGCCAGGATACAGTTCCGTCTGCCGGACGGCTCCTTCTTCACCAACCAGTTTCCCTCCGAGGCCCGGCTGCAGGACGCCCGAGACTTCGCCGCTCGG GAAGTAGGAAACCGCTACGGAAATTTCTCTCTGGCCACCATGTTCCCCAGGAGAGAGTTCACCGGACAGGACCTGGACAAGAcgctgctggagctggagctcgCTCCGAGCGCGTCCGTCGTGCTGCTGCCT CAGACGGGACGACCGACCAACACTGTGGTGCAGTCCTCAGGCGGGGGCTTCtgggtggtgctggggaccGTCTTCTACCCCCTGCTGGCGGTTTGGAGGTTCATCAGCGgcttcctcttctgcagccCCCCGCCCACTGGCCCCGCCGCCAGGGCCCCGCCCCAGAGACCTGGCCCCGCCTCTGCCTCGTCCAGCCAACCAAACAG agagTTTATCCGTAAGCGGGTTCTGGAGAAGCGGCCCGAGGACTTCAAAAAAGACGGGAAAATCTACAGGCTAAGGACTCAGGAAGACAGCGAGGACGAGAACAACACCTGGAACGGCAACTCCACCCAGCAGATGTAG